A stretch of Heterodontus francisci isolate sHetFra1 chromosome 44, sHetFra1.hap1, whole genome shotgun sequence DNA encodes these proteins:
- the snx15 gene encoding sorting nexin-15, protein MASRRGKPEEREYRVSEPRQHPQGFTVYRVTARIISKKTADVKEITVFKRYSDFKKLHGELSYIHRNLFRKSEEFPVFPKAQVFGRFDEAVIEERRRCAEEMLQFTVDIPALYNSPQLKDFFKDGEVFRPLEFTAPQDAPSLPAPLIPLPSGDGETPRLSLLWPESGGLSEPLTRSEVDGGEAADALAQTPPQHIHGTQDELDPGQKKEEETSSLCDSGTEEEEDETRLQTGSPLSDNELALFDPCAKEDPLPDPNQQSNVLALIVPQAGTHPNEEQPEDLERRLLHLRVPPDNGQPAAGPAVDGLDGAEYLSVAAECIKEALEREATQEYGIAFNCYRKGVDILLKGVQGDLSAERCDAVKRKTAEYLKHAEAIFTLHLKDTGPEDVTPSS, encoded by the exons ATCATCTCAAAGAAGACGGCAGATGTCAAAGAG ATAACAGTGTTCAAACGTTACAGTGACTTCAAAAAGCTTCATGGCGAGCTGTCCTACATCCACAGGAATTTATTCCGGAAGTCGGAGGAATTCCCGGTCTTCCCGAAGGCTCAGGTGTTTG GGCGTTTCGACGAGGCCGTCATTGAAGAGAGACGTCGCTGTGCGGAGGAGATGCTACAATTCACGGTTGACATCCCCGCTTTGTACAACAGCCCGCAGCTGAAAGACTTCTTCAAG GATGGCGAGGTGTTCCGGCCACTGGAATTCACTGCTCCCCAGGATGCACCGTCCCTCCCGGCCCCGCTCATCCCCCTGCCGTCAGGAGACGGGGAGACACCGAGGCTGTCGCTGCTGTGGCCGGAGTCTGGAGGATTGTCCGAGCCCCTGACCAGGAGCGAGGTGGACGGAGGAGAGGCTGCCGACGCACTCGCACAGACTCCGCCTCAGCACATCCATGGGACTCAGG ATGAACTGGATCCTGGGCAGAAGAAAGAGGAAGAAACAAGCTCACTGTGCGACTCTGGGACTGAGGAAGAAGAGGACGAGACCAGGCTGCAGACCGGGTCCCCTCTGTCGGACAACGAGCTGGCGTTGTTTGACCCATGTGCCAAGGAAG ACCCCTTACCTGACCCTAACCAACAGAGCAACGTCCTGGCACTGATCGTCCCCCAGGCCGGGACACACCCCAACGAGGAACAGCCCGAGGACTTGGAGAGGCGGCTGCTGCATTTGAGGGTGCCACCAGACAACGGACAGCCGGCCGCGGGGCCAGCAGTCGACGGGCTAGACGGCGCCGAGTACCTGAGTGTGGCGGCCGAGTGCATCAAAGAGGCGCTGGAGCGAGAAGCCACCCAGGAATACGGAATCGCGTTTAATTGCTATCGGAAGGGAGTGGACATTCTGCTGAAAGGGGTACAAG GTGACCTGAGCGCAGAGCGGTGCGATGCTGTGAAAAGGAAGACTGCCGAGTACCTGAAACACGCGGAAGCTATTTTCACATTGCACCTCAAGGACACGGGGCCAGAGGATGTGACTCCCTCCTCA TGA